The Spirosoma foliorum genome has a window encoding:
- the dtd gene encoding D-aminoacyl-tRNA deacylase, whose product MIAVIQRVSNASVSIDNQIKGQIETGFLILLGITHTDSSEDVEWLSRKIIGMRIFSDNDGKMNLDLMAVNGNILLISQFTLHANTKKGNRPSFIEAARPEIAIPLYEAMIAQLTADLGKPIQTGEFGADMKVSLLNDGPVTIIIDSKNRI is encoded by the coding sequence ATGATTGCTGTTATACAACGTGTTTCAAACGCATCGGTTTCTATTGATAATCAGATTAAAGGACAAATTGAAACCGGTTTTTTAATTTTATTGGGTATAACTCATACCGACTCTAGCGAAGATGTAGAATGGCTTAGTCGAAAAATAATTGGTATGCGAATCTTTAGTGATAATGATGGGAAAATGAACCTTGATTTAATGGCTGTTAATGGTAATATATTACTGATCAGCCAGTTTACACTTCATGCCAATACCAAGAAAGGAAACCGACCCAGTTTTATCGAAGCAGCTCGTCCGGAAATTGCTATACCGCTTTACGAAGCCATGATTGCCCAATTAACCGCCGACTTGGGTAAACCTATTCAGACCGGAGAATTTGGGGCAGATATGAAGGTGTCGCTCCTTAACGATGGACCGGTTACGATTATAATAGACTCGAAAAACCGGATTTAG
- a CDS encoding LysM peptidoglycan-binding domain-containing protein: protein MKKRIQFLALFFLLTGFMASAQTSVPTVPEQLTFADISVQLDPDARRIVQQDVNALMANRQYWTAKLDRVVLYFPMIEAILIDEDVPTDFKYLAVQESSLTPDAVSSSTAVGYWQFKRETAMDNGMRVDDVVDERKSITGSTHGAAKYLKRSNAQFNNWVASLYSYYLGAGGIAKLIPPDWSYAREVALDGRTDRYILRFFAHKIAIENALQTHQTSNRFALIEYPSGGGKSIKNIAEELNVDEFELRKYNRWVLGDAVPTDKVYVMAVPVASNQINDVRQKIVNVDSKKTPDFVQNDVGFPVLRRVTTGLSSKNDPILYEINGLPGIQAQAGDNAASLSRKSKVSLSSFLRYNDMTDRDPIIVNDVYYLAKKRKKALVPFHTVREDETARSISQRYGIRLKKLMRYNRLDRVQKLATGRVMWLRERRPSNKPVEIINAPTPPVYDQTPTPSRAEVAANTTVGGAPRTVSGGDAVPRNPSERKLYQPKLIGGGVTPNDGTSEPATAPRPEVSRPATQPTNSRSVPVASSSTLSSSDGSQRVVIVRTPDGSQPTKSVPVATMPERDQTASTPTSTPKAKPSDTYATAPKPKLTPAADIDMGRPESGKYEGPREQQADGSLTIPSAVPPTKAPPRPAAKVETRPVVPATTTSEPKTVTPSAPAANRSANTHTVEAGQTYYSISKLYGLTVDELLSLNNLTANDKLEVGQQLTIKLTPGGRLVQPSSTVKTTSPTESSVTYHTVAKGETMFRISQLYGVTIEQIQAWNNLPDVGVKLGQKIKIMKN, encoded by the coding sequence ATGAAAAAACGAATTCAGTTCCTTGCCCTATTCTTCCTGCTTACAGGCTTTATGGCGTCGGCACAAACGAGCGTGCCAACGGTACCGGAGCAACTGACGTTTGCCGATATATCGGTACAGTTAGACCCCGATGCCCGGCGCATCGTGCAGCAGGATGTCAACGCACTGATGGCGAACCGCCAATACTGGACCGCGAAACTTGATCGGGTGGTTTTGTATTTCCCTATGATCGAAGCGATTCTGATTGACGAAGATGTGCCTACCGATTTTAAATACCTCGCCGTTCAGGAAAGCTCACTTACACCCGATGCCGTATCGTCGTCGACAGCGGTGGGGTACTGGCAGTTTAAGCGCGAAACCGCTATGGATAATGGTATGCGCGTAGATGATGTTGTCGATGAAAGAAAGAGCATTACAGGTTCAACACATGGAGCGGCCAAATATTTGAAGCGGAGTAACGCTCAATTCAACAACTGGGTTGCATCGCTCTATTCCTATTACCTTGGTGCGGGTGGCATTGCCAAACTGATTCCACCCGATTGGTCGTATGCGCGTGAAGTAGCGCTTGATGGTCGTACGGATCGGTATATTCTGCGCTTCTTCGCCCATAAAATTGCCATAGAAAACGCACTCCAAACGCACCAGACCAGCAATCGGTTTGCGCTGATTGAGTACCCCAGTGGAGGAGGTAAAAGCATAAAGAATATTGCCGAGGAATTAAACGTCGATGAGTTTGAGCTACGAAAATATAACCGCTGGGTTTTGGGCGATGCTGTGCCAACCGACAAAGTTTATGTGATGGCTGTGCCGGTGGCTAGCAATCAGATCAACGATGTCCGGCAGAAAATTGTGAACGTAGACTCGAAAAAGACGCCTGATTTTGTCCAGAACGATGTTGGGTTTCCCGTTTTACGTCGGGTTACTACGGGCCTAAGTAGCAAAAACGATCCGATTTTGTATGAGATTAACGGCTTGCCGGGTATTCAGGCTCAGGCAGGCGACAATGCGGCCTCGTTATCGCGGAAGTCAAAGGTTAGCCTATCTAGCTTTTTACGCTATAACGATATGACCGATCGTGATCCGATTATTGTCAACGATGTATACTATCTGGCAAAGAAACGGAAAAAAGCGCTGGTTCCTTTTCATACGGTTCGTGAAGACGAAACAGCTCGTAGTATCTCGCAACGGTATGGTATCAGGCTTAAAAAGCTGATGCGTTATAACCGCCTGGATCGAGTGCAGAAACTGGCAACAGGCCGGGTGATGTGGCTTCGCGAACGTAGACCAAGTAACAAACCTGTCGAAATTATTAACGCGCCAACTCCTCCTGTTTACGATCAGACCCCGACGCCTAGCCGGGCGGAAGTGGCTGCTAACACCACAGTGGGTGGGGCTCCTCGAACGGTGAGCGGTGGCGACGCTGTGCCGCGAAATCCATCGGAACGGAAATTATACCAACCTAAACTGATAGGCGGTGGCGTAACGCCAAACGATGGTACATCGGAACCCGCAACAGCTCCTCGACCAGAAGTAAGCCGACCAGCTACGCAACCAACCAATAGCCGATCAGTACCGGTCGCGAGTAGTTCGACGCTGAGTAGTTCGGATGGTTCGCAGCGCGTCGTAATTGTTCGTACGCCTGATGGCTCACAGCCAACCAAATCGGTGCCAGTAGCCACGATGCCCGAGCGAGATCAAACGGCTAGTACCCCAACGAGTACACCGAAAGCCAAACCGTCGGATACATATGCAACTGCCCCAAAGCCTAAATTGACTCCCGCAGCCGACATCGATATGGGTCGGCCAGAGTCTGGGAAGTACGAAGGGCCGCGTGAACAGCAGGCCGATGGTTCATTGACCATACCATCTGCCGTACCGCCAACGAAAGCTCCTCCTCGCCCAGCTGCCAAGGTAGAAACGCGCCCTGTTGTGCCTGCCACGACAACCTCAGAGCCTAAGACAGTTACCCCGTCGGCTCCGGCAGCAAATCGTTCTGCGAATACACATACCGTTGAGGCTGGGCAAACCTATTACAGCATCTCAAAATTATATGGGTTGACTGTTGATGAACTGCTCTCACTAAACAATCTAACGGCAAATGATAAGCTTGAAGTAGGTCAGCAACTGACGATTAAGCTTACACCGGGTGGACGGCTTGTGCAGCCTTCGTCAACCGTTAAAACGACTTCGCCCACTGAATCATCAGTAACCTATCACACCGTTG
- a CDS encoding O-methyltransferase: protein MDFLPSNISAYAEAFTAPESELLYQLNRNTRAHIMAPRMLSGHMQGRFLSMISWMIRPRRILEIGTYTGYSALCLAEGLTDDGLLITIDHNEELEDFARSYWRQSPLQDKLDFRIGLAVDILPTLNETFDLVFIDADKRNNSIYFDLIIEKVRPGGFILADNVLWSGKVVEPVKPSDLDTMSVLAFNQKVQDDSRVENVLLPVRDGIMVMRKR, encoded by the coding sequence ATGGATTTTTTACCCTCGAACATAAGCGCCTACGCCGAAGCGTTCACCGCTCCCGAAAGCGAGTTGTTGTACCAACTCAATCGAAATACCCGCGCTCACATTATGGCGCCCCGCATGTTGTCGGGGCACATGCAAGGTCGTTTTTTATCGATGATTTCGTGGATGATTCGCCCCCGTCGAATTCTTGAAATTGGAACCTATACGGGCTACTCAGCCCTTTGTCTGGCCGAAGGCTTAACGGACGATGGACTATTGATTACCATCGATCATAACGAAGAACTTGAAGATTTTGCCCGATCGTACTGGCGGCAATCTCCCTTACAGGATAAGCTGGATTTTCGAATTGGATTGGCCGTTGATATACTGCCAACGCTCAATGAAACGTTTGATCTGGTATTTATCGACGCTGACAAACGCAACAATTCGATTTATTTCGATCTGATTATCGAAAAAGTGAGGCCCGGTGGCTTCATTCTGGCCGATAATGTTTTGTGGAGTGGCAAGGTTGTTGAACCAGTAAAACCATCGGACCTTGATACAATGAGTGTATTGGCGTTTAATCAAAAAGTACAGGATGATTCGCGCGTAGAAAATGTGCTCTTACCCGTGCGAGACGGGATTATGGTGATGCGAAAACGATAA